The Microlunatus antarcticus DNA segment GAACGCCGACGCGGCCCAGACCGCCGAGCAGCTGCGGGCCGAGGGCTTCATCGTGAGCGACGTCGACGCCCAGGACGTGCTCGACTACCTCGCCCCGTTCGTCGAGCCGGCTGCCGTGCCCGAGTTCGAGTTCACCCGCGACTGGATGCGCGAGCAGTTCGTCCGGGTCCGTGACATCCGCGCCAACAACGGGGTGGCGACCAAGATCAACCTGCCCCCGGAGTACCTGCTGATCCACCGGGTCTGGCTCGGCGGCCTCGCCGTGCTGGCCCAGCTGAACGCCCGCGCGCCGTTCAACGCCGTGCTCCGGGAGCTCCTGCCCGGCTACGCGGACTGACGCACGAGGGCGGCGGACCTCCCGTCCGCCGCCCTCACCTCCTGCCCCGGCTCACTCCTCGTCCGGCGACAGCACAGCACCGAGCCAGAGACGGACGACGTGGAAGAGCCGTACGCCCAGGTTCAGCCCGGAGTCCTCGCCCGGCACCCCGGCGCTCACGCCGCCACCTCGCCCCTGCGGGCGGGGACGGCGGGAGCGGCCGGCTCCACCGGGTTCTTGCGGGGCCGGCCCCGCGGCCGCTTGCGCGCGACCACGACACCGGCGATGAACAGCTCGCCACCCCAGACACCCCAGGGCTCCCGCCGGTCGAGCGCCCCGTCGAGGCACGCGGTCCGGATCGGGCAGTCCAGGCAGAGCGCCTTCGCCGTCTCCACGTCGGCGGGGGACTCGGCGAAGAACAGCTCCGGGTCGTTCAGCCGGCAGGGCAGCTCGGCGAACGTCACACCGCTGGGCGGGGTGACGAGTGCCGCGAGTCCGACTGCGAGGCTCATGTCGGCCTTCCTTGTTCACGGAGCGTGCTGCTCCAGGGGCCGGAAAGCACGAAGGCCGTGATTCCCGGTGTTCTGGGAGTCACGGCCTGGAGGCGGTCGGCGCTGTTACGCCGGCGGTCTGGAGGTCGGTGGTCCCGAACGGGTCGAGTGGTTGGTGGTGACGTACGTGCCGCCGGCAAAGGCGGTGCGTCCGTCCTGGGGCTGGTGCTCGGCGGCGGCGAAGGCCCGCTTCTCGGAGCCGGTCAGGTGACGCCACGCCATGGGGGCGGCGGCCGTCATCGGGCTCGTGAGGCGGGGCTGGGCGTCATCCGCACGCAGGCGCGCACCAGCGAGGGGGGCGCACGGGCGCGGCGACGCGACGAGCGCGGCCGGCATGTCGATGAGGATGGACACCTGGCGTTCCCCCTTCCCGGGGTGCGAGTGCTGCTGGTACGAGGCGATCTCGGTCAGGGGCGTGCGGGCACGTCCCTGGAGTTCGTGCATCACAGTAGGGCGCGGCCGCGTGGGGCCGCAACGGAATTAACGGGAGAGTTCCGAAGAACCTCGCCGCGCCCGCTCAGGAGGCGGCGCTCGCCCGCTCCTCGCCGGCCGCGAGGACCGACAGCACCTGCTCGCCGTACTTGTCGACCTTGAGCTTGCCGATGCCCTGCACCCGGAACAGGTCGAGGTCGCTGCGCGGCCGGGCCTCCGCGATGGCGACCAGCGTGGCGTCGGTGAAGACGCAGTACGCGGGCAGGCTCGCCGAGGCGGCTTCCTGACGGCGCCACTCCCGCAGCAGGTCGAGCGTGACCTCGTCGAAGGTCGACGGGCAGTCGGTGTGCCGGCCGAGCTTGCGCTCGGCGGCGTCGTTCAGCCCCTTGCCGCAGGAGCGGCAGTGCACGGACAGCACGGCCCCGCGCCCCCGGCCCTTGCGGGCGGCCGAGCTGGAGCCGACCCCGTTCGCTGCCGATCCCTTGTACGAGGCGGGGAGCACCGGGTCGAGGAACCGCGACGGCTTGCGCACGTTGCCGCCGCCGTTGCGGGTGCGCGACCAGGAGACGCGCAGCAGGCTCATGGCGCGGGTCATGCCGACGTAGAGCAGCCGCCGCTCCTCGGTGACCTCCTCCGGCGTCGTGGCCAGGACGAACGGCAGCGTCCCCTCGTGCACGCCGAGCAGCGCGACGCCCTCCCACTCCAGGCCCTTGGCCGAGTGCAGCGTCGACACGGTCACGCCCTGGGCGACGGGGACGTGCTGCGCCTCCGCCCGGCGGTCGAGCTCGGCCGACACCTCGGCGAGCGTGAGCGGCAGCCCGGCGGCGGTCCGGGCGGCGGCCAGGTCCTCGGCCACGCTGAGCAGGGCGGCGAGCGACTCCCACCGCTCGCGGACCGCGCCGGCGCTCTCCGGGGACTTCTCCGTCCAGCCGAGTGCGCCGAGCAGGGCCTTGAACTGGTCCAGGGCCGAGCCGCCCTCGCTCTCCGCGGCGCGGAGCTGCGTCCGCAGCGTCACGAGGGTCTGGCGCACCTCGGGCCGCTCGTAGAAGCGCTCCCCGCTGCGGACCAGGTAGGGGATGCCGCGCTCGGCCAGCGCCTGCTCCAACGGCGGCGACTGGGCGTTGATCCGGTAGAGGACGGCCAGGTCGCGGTACTCGACGCCCGCCGCGTGCTGGGCCTCGACCCACTCGGCGACGCCGGACGCCTCCGACGCCTCGTCCGACGACTCGACGAAGCTCACCTGCGGCCCGTCCGGGCGCTGGGCGACCAGCTTGAGCGACGAGGCGCCCGCGACCGACATCACCGCGTTGGCACAGCCGACGACCTGAGGGGTGGAGCGGTAGTCACGGACCAGCTTGACCACCGTGGCGTCGCTGAACCGCCGGGGGAAGCCCGTCAGGAAGGACGGCTGCGCCCCGGCGAAGGAGTGGATGGTCTGGGCCGGGTCGCCGACGACGCAGATCTCCTGGCTGTCGCCGCGCCACAGCGTGAGCAGCGCCTCCTGCAGCGGGCTGACGTCCTGGTACTCGTCCACGACCAGGTGGCGGTAGGTCCGGCGGACCTGCTCGGCGACGTCGGGGTGGTCGGAGATCAGCGCGGCGGTGCACAGCAGGATGTCCTCGAAGTCGATGCGGCCGCGGTCGCGCTTCGCCTCCTCGTAGCCGGTGAAGATCCGCGCGACCATGTCGGGCTCGATCGTGGCGACGCTGCGGTGGTGCTGCTCCGCGAGCCGGGCGTAGTCCTCGGGCCGGACGTTGCTGACCTTGGCCCAGCCGATCTCGGAGACGAGGTCCCGCAGCCGGGCGGTGTCGACGCGGACGCGCAGCCGGCCGGCGGACTCCGCCACCAGCGACATCCGGTTGTCCAGCACCGACGGGACGTCGCTGCCGTACGCCCGGGGCCAGAAGTACTGCAGCTGGCGGAGCGCGGCGGAGTGGAACGTCCGGGCCTGCACGCCGTGGGCGCCGAGCTGCTGGAGCCGGCCGCGGAGCTCGCCGGCGGCGCGCGTCGTGAAGGTGACGGCCAGCACGGACGTGGGTCGGTAGACCCCGGTGGCCACGCCGTACGCGATCCGGTGCGTGATGGCACGGGTCTTGCCGGTCCCCGCCCCCGCGATGACGGCGACGGGGCCGCGCAACGCCGTCGCGACCTCGCGCTGCTCGGGGTCGAGCCCGGCGAGCAGCTCCTCCGGGTCCGTTCCTGGCACGTCGAACACCGTAGCCGCCACCACCGACAGGAATCGAACGCTCGACGTCGCCAGGTGTCGGTGCGCTCTGACACAGTCACACCGTGACGACGACCGCCGAGCACAACCCCGAGAACAGCCCCGACGACCGGGCCAAGGCCGACCTGCGCGAGTACCTGCAGCGGGCCCGCGAGGACCTGCTGTGGAAGCTCGAGGGGCTGTCGGAGTACGACGTCCGCCGCCCGCTGGTGCCGACCGGCACCAACCTGCTCGGCCTGGTCAAGCACACCGCCGGCACCGAGGCGGGCTACCTCGGGGCGACGTTCGGGCGCCCGTTCCCCGACCTGCCGCGCTGGGCGAGCGACGCGGCCGAGGACAACGCCGACATGTGGGCCACCCCCGAGGAGTCGACGGCCGACCTGGTGGCCCTCTACCGCCGGGTCTGGGCGCACTCGGACGCCACGGTCGAGGCGTTGCCGCTCGACGAAATCGGCCTGGTGCCCTGGTGGCCCGCCGAGCGTCGCGAGCCGACTCTGCACCGCGTGCTCGCCCACGTCGTCGCCGAGACGAGCCGGCACGCCGGGCAGGCCGACCTCGTCCGCGAGCTGGTCGACGGCGCCGCCGGCATGCGGGCGGGCGTCAGCAACCTGCCCGACAACGACGCGGACTGGTGGACCGCGTACCACCACCGGGTCGAGCGGGCCGCGCGTCGGGCCGGAGACCGTTGATGCGCGTCGGGATCACGCTGCTGCCGGAGCTGGGCTGGTCGACCGACCGGGAGCGCTGGCGTGCGGTCGAGGCGTACGGCTACGACCACGCCTGGACCTTCGACCACCTCGCCTGGCGCTCGCTGGCCGACTCGCCCTGGTTCGCGACCGTGCCGACCCTCACCGCCGCCGCGCTGTCGACGAGCACGCTGAGGGTCGGGACGTGGGTCGCGACGCCGAACTTCCGCCACCCGGTCCCGTTCGCCAAGGAGCTGATGACGCTCGACCACCTCTCCGACGGCCGGTTGAACGTCGGGCTCGGGGCCGGCACGGACGGCTACGACGCGACGATGCTCGGTGAGCCTGCGCTCAGCCCGGGGCGCCGGCACGCGCGGTTCGCCGAGTTCGTCGAGGTGCTCGGCTCGGTCCTGAGCCAGCCGAGGACCAGCTGGTCGGGCGACTGGTACACCGTCGACGAGGCCCGGACGGTCCCCGCCTGCGTCCAGCGGCCGCACCCGCCGTTCGTCGTCGCCGCGAACGGACCGAAGGGCATGCGGCTGGCCCTGGAGCAGGGCGACGGCTGGGTCACCACGACCGGGGCGCCGCCCGACGCCGACGCCGAGGACTGGTGGGCGGCCGCGGCGGACAAGGCCGCCCGCTTCGCCCGCGCCACCGAGGACCGGACCGCCGCGGGGCCGCCGCTGCCGGAGGGCTTCACGCGCTACCTCAACCTCGAGGCGCGTACGGCGGACTTCGGCTCGGCGGAGCAGGTCGTGGACGCGCTCGGGCGTGCGGCCGCGCTCGGCTACACCGACGCGGTGCTCGCCTGGCCCCGACCCGACGGTCCGATGGCCGGCGACCCCGCCCTCGTCGAGGCGGTCGCGGCCCGGCTGCCCGAGGTGCGCACGTTCTGACGTCCGCGCGACGTGAGACCCCGGTCTGACGGTGGATCCCGTGGGAGGGGACCCCGGGGCGATGCGCGGGCGTCCCCGCTCCCCGAGGCTGTGGTGCGTGCAGACCCTCACCCCCGTCCCCACCGCTGCGGCCGGTTCCGTCGACCACCAGCCCACGCGCCGACCCCGGTCGAGGTGGACCTCGGTGCTGGTGCCCGTGGTCGTCGGCCTGGTGCTCGGCCCGCTCGACCTGCTGCTGCAGCACGTGCTGCCATACCCCTTCGCCAACCTGGCCAACTCCCCGGCGGCCTGGGCGCTCGTCGCCTTCGCCGTCGGGTGGTCCGACCGGATCCGCGGTCGCTGGTGGCCCGCCGTCGCCGGCGTCCTCACCCTGCTGCTCGCGGTCGAGGGCTACTACGCCACCGCCGTGGTCGCGCTCGGTGACGACGTCTCGACCCTGACCAACGGCTCCGCCCTGCTCTGGCTGGCCCTCGCGGTGGCGGCAGGTGCCGTGTTCGGCACTGCCGGCGCCTGGGCCCGGTCGGCCCACCCGTGGCGCGGACCGGTCGGCACGGCCGCCGCGGTCGCGGTGCTGCTGGCCGAGGCGTGGCTCGACCTCACGCGGCTCTCGGACGCGGGCGGCGACGTCGCCTACCGCCACGACCTCGCCCAGACGGCGGTCGTGCTGCTGGTGCTGGCGGCGCTCGTCGCGGTCCTGGCCGGTCGCTCCGCCCGTCAGCGGATCATCGGCTCGGTGATCGCCCTGGGCCTCGCCCTGCTGGGCGCCCTCGCGATCAGCACGCTCCGGACGTACGGGCTGCTCTGACGGTCCGCGCTGACGGGGGCGCCGGTCGCGCCGCGGAATACGGGCCGCGACGACCCGGTTGACGCCCTTGTGAGCACGCTGAACGCACCGACCGCCGACCGTCCCACGATCTTCACCACGACGTGGTGCGGCTACTGCAAGCGCCTCAAGTCCCAGCTCGACCGGGCCGGCGTCGCGTACGACGAGATCAACATCGAGGAGGTCCCGGACGGTGCCGCGCTGGTCCAGAAGGCCAACGGCGGCAACGAGACGGTCCCGACCGTCTGGTTCGCCGACGGCTCCACGCTGACGAACCCCTCGGCGCGGCAGGTCCAGGACAAGCTGGCGTGAGCGTCGCCCGGCCGGGGCTGCGGGCCGTCGTGCTCGACATCGACGGGACGCTCCTCGACTCGGCCGACGGGATCGTCGCCGGGTTCGGGCACGCGCTGCGGGCCGTGGGCGTCACGCCGCCCGACGACGCGACCCTGCGCTCCGACCTGGGACCACCGCTGGTGGACCTGCTCCCCGCGCTGGGCGTGCCGGCGGGCCGCCTGGCCGAGGCGATCGCCGCGTACCGCACCTTCTACTTCCGCGAGGGACTGCAGCAGGCCACCGTCTACGACGGGGTGGTCGAGGCGCTGACCACCCTCGCCGCGCGGCACCCCCTCGGCACCGCGACGGCCAAGCGCACCGACACGGCGCGCGCCACTCTCGAGGCGCACGGGCTGACCCGCTTCTTCGGCGTGGTGAACGGCCTGGGCGAGGACCAGCCGTCGAAGGCCGAGACGCTGGCCGAGACGCTCGAGCTGATGGGCGGCGTCGACCCCGCCGACGCGGTGATGATCGGCGACCGGCGTTCTGACGTCGCGGCAGGACGTGCCGTCGGTACCCGGACCGTCGGCGTGCTGTGGGGCTACGGCAGCCGGGCCGAGCTCGAGAGCGCCGGCGCGGACGTGCTCCTCGAGCACCCCCGCCAGCTGGCCGACCTGCTGCTGTCCTGACGACCATCGGCGGAACCACGGGTTCTGTCGGTGGGCCGCCCTAGGGTGGGCCGGACCATGAGCCTCCACCTGCACCGCGCCGAACGGGCCGACGTCCTCGTCGGCGCCCTCGGCCGGGTGCTCGCCGTCCCGCTGGCCGACCCGTTCGCCACCGAGGTCGTCTGCGTCCCCACCCCGGGCGTGGAGCGCTGGATCGCACAGCGCCTCGCCCACACCCTCGGTGCCGGTCCCGGGGACGACGGTGTCTGCGCCGGGGTGGACTTCCCCTCCCCCGCCCGCTTCGTGGCGGAGGCGCTCGGCCGCTCCGGCACGGACGACCCGTGGGTCCCGTCGCGCGCCGTGTGGCCGCTGCTCGCCGTCCTCGAGACCGCCGTCGCTGAGCCGTGGGCGGCGGTGCTCGCCGACCACCTCGGCCCGGCCACGGACCTCGGTGACGGAGCAGCCGACGACCCGGAGGACACCCGGCGCTCGCGGCGCTGGAGCACGGCCCGGCGGGTCGCGGGGCTGTTCGCGCGCTACGCCGCCGACCGCCCGGCGATGCTCGAGGACTGGGCCGCCGGCCGCGACCTGGGACCGGACGGGGTACCCCTGGCGTCGGACCGGGCCTGGCAGCCGGAGCTCTGGCGCCGGCTGCGGGACCACATCGGCGGCCCGGACCCCGTGACCCGGCTCCGCCGCGACGTCGAGCGGCTCCGCGACGGCGACCTCTCGGGCTCGGCGAGCGACCTGCCCGAGCGGCTGTCGGTCTTCGGCGCCACGCGTCTCGACCCGCGCCACCTCGACGTGCTGCTGGCCCTCGGCGTCCGCCGCGACGTCCACCTCTGGCTGCCGCACCCGTCACCGGCCGCGTGGGATGCGGTGTCCCGACTGCCGCAGCCCGCAGGTCCGGTGCTCCCGCTGCGCGCGGACGACCCCTCTGCGGACGTCGTCCACCACCCGCTGCTGGCCTACCTCGGCCGCGACCTCCGCGAGCTCCAGGTCCGGCTCGAGGTCGGTGCTGCGAGCGTCGGGGCGACCCTCGTCGACGAGCACCACCCCGCGCTCGACACCGGGCCCGAGACCCTGCTGACCCGCCTGCAGGCCGACGTCGCGGCCGACCGCGCACCGTCGCGCGACCACCTGCTCGCGCCGGACGACCGCAGCGTCCAGGTGCACGCCTGCGCCGGGCCCCACCGCCAGGTCGAGGTCCTGCGCGAGGTGCTGCTGGGCCTGCTCGCCGACGACGAGACCCTCCAGCCTCGTGACGTCGTGGTGATGTGCCCGGACGTCGAGGCGTACGCACCGCTGGTCGCCGCCACCTTCGGCCTCGACAGCGAGGAGGACGGCTCCGGGCGGCCCGAGCACCCCGGCCACCGCCTGCGCGTGCGCCTGGCCGACCGTTCGCTGCGCCAGCTCAACCCGGTCCTCGCCACCGTCGGACGCCTGCTCGACCTCGCCGACGCCCGGGTGACGCTGTCGGCCCTGCTCGACCTCGCGGCGGCGACCCCCGTGGCGACCCGGTTCCGCCTCGGGGAGGACGACCTCGAGCGCCTGCACGAGCTGCTGCCGCAGACGGGCGTGCGCTGGGGGCTCGACGCCGGCCACCGGGCCCGGTTCGGCATGGAGGGCTTCGCGCAGAACACCTGGGCCGCCGGGCTCGACCGGCTGCTGCTCGGGGTCGCGATGGACGAGAGCGACGCCCGCTTCATCGGCACCGTGCTGCCGCTCGACGACGTGGCGTCCGACGACGTCGGGCTCGTCGGACGGCTGGCCGAGCTGCTCAGCCGGGTGCGGGGGCTGAGCGACGCCTGCGCGACCCCGAAGACCCTGCCCGACTGGCTGACGCTGTGCCGCGAGGTCGTCGAGGAGCTCACCGACGTCAAGCCGGCCGACCGCTGGCAGCACGCGCACGCGTACGGCGAGCTCGCCCGGCTGGAGGAGCGCGCGGGCGCGGCCGCCGGGGCCAGCACGCTGTCGTTGACCGAGGTCCGGGCCCTGCTGGCGGACGCGTTCCGCGGCCGGGCGGGCCGGGCGAACTTCCGCACGGGCACGCTGACCGTGGCCAGCCTGCTGCCCATGCGGGCGGTGCCGCACCGGGTCGTCTGCCTGCTCGGCCTGGACGACGGCGCGTTCCCGCGGCGGGTGACCCCGGACGGCGACGACCTGACCGCCGCCGGCCGCCGGGTCGGCGACCCGGACCCGCGCGGCGAGGACAGGCAGCTGTTCCTCGACGCGGTCTGCGCGGCCCGCGAGACCCTGGTCGTCCTCCACTCCGCGGTCGACCCCCGCACCGGGAGCGACCTGCGCCCCGCCGTACCGGTCGAGGCGCTGCTCGAGACGCTCGACGCATCGGCGCGGACGACCGACGGCCGGCCGGTCCGCCAGCACCTGACCGTCCACCACGCGCTGCAGCCGTTCGGGCGAAGGAACTTCGCCGTCGGCGACGGAGCCACCGACGGAGCATCGGACGAGCCGTTCAGCTTCGACCGCGCCGCGCTGCGGGGGGCCCGGGCGCAGCGCGGCCAGCCTCGGCCCGCGCCGACCCCGTACGCCGGGGTGCTGCTCGAGCCGCTGCCCGCCGACCGTTCCGTCGAGCTCACCGAGCTCTACCGCTTCTTCCACCACCCCGTGCGCGCGCTGCTGCGCGCCCGGGCCGGGCTCAGCGACGGCGGGCGCGACGAGGCGGAGGACGAGCAGATCCCCGTCGAGCTGGACGGACTGCAGCGCTGGGCCATCGGTGACCGGATGCTCCAGGCCCACCTGCGCGGGGCCGACCTCGACGCGCTGTCGGCCGCGGAGTGGCGGCGCGGGTCGGTGCCGCCCCGCGAGCTCGGCACCCGGGTGGTCGGCGACCTGCGCACGGAGGTCGGCACGGTGGCCGCCTCTGCGGCCCCGTGGACGGAGCGTCCCGCCGAGCGGGTCGACGTCCTCCTCGACCTCGGGCCGGTCCGGCTGACCGGCAGCGTCGACGGCGTGCGCGGCGATACCGCGGTCCGGGTCCTGTTCTCCCGGCCGTCGGCGAAGCACCGGCTGCAGGCGTGGGTCGAGCTGCTCGCGCTCAGCGCCAGCCGGCCCGAGCGCGAGTGGCGCACCGTCGTCGTCGGGCGCAAGGGCCAGCTCGAGCTCGGGCCGGTGACGCCGGAGTTCGCCCGCCTCGTGCTCACCGACCTCGTCGACCTGCAGGGCGCCGGCCTGCGCACGCTCCTCCCGTTCGCGCCGCTCGCGTCGTACGAGTACGCGCTGCTGGACTCGCGCGACCAGCTGCCCGACGAGCTCAAGCGGGTCGAGGACCAGTGGGGCCGCGACCGCGACCCGCTGTGGGAGCGGGTCCTCGGGGTCGGTGCCGACCTCGACACGCTGATGGCCGAGCCCGCGCGGCCCGGCGAGGGACGTCCGGACCGCGACGGGGAGAGCCGCTTCGCCAGCGTCGCGCGCCGGGTGTTCGTGCCGCTGATCCGGGTGCAGGGCCGATGAGCACCGACACGCTTCGCGCCTCCGCGGCCCCGACCGCCGACGGGCGACGCTGGCCCGCCTTCGACGTCTGCGGACCGCTCCCGGAGGGCACGACCGTGCTCGAGGCGAGCGCCGGGACGGGCAAGACGTACGCGCTCGCGGCGCTGACCGCGCGGTTCGTGGTCGAGGAGCGGGTCCCGCTCCCCCGGCTCCTGCTGATCACGTTCGGACGCATGGCGACCACCGAGCTGCGCACCCGCGTCCGCGACCGGCTGGTCGGGCTCGACCGGGCCCTCGCGCCCGACGCACCCGTGGCGACGGACCCGGTCGACGCGCTGCTGCAGGCGGTCGACCCCGACGAGCGAGCCGTGCGCCGCTCCCTGGTCGTGACCGCGCTGCGTGACTTCGACGAGGCCACCATCGCGACGACGCACGAGTTCTGCCTGCAGGCGCTCGACGGCCTGGGCGTGCTGGGCGACGCGGAGCCGCACGCGACCGTCGTGGACCAGGTCGACGACCTCGTCGACGAGGTGGCCTCCGACACCTACCTGCAGCGCTACGCCGACCGCGGCCGGTCGCCCTGGAAGACGCTCGCCGACGCGCAGGCCGTGGCCCGCGAGGCGTGCCGCTCCGTGGGGGCGCCGCTCGTGCCGGACCCCGACGACGACCCGAGCGCCGCCCGGGGCGACCCGGGCGAGCGGGTGGCGTACGCCCGGACCGTCCGGGCCGAGGTGGAGCGGCGCATGCGGGCGACGCAGACGTTCACCTACGACGACCTGCTCGTCCGGCTCCGGACCAGCCTCACCGACCCCCGCCACGGGGCGGCCGCGGCCGCCCGGCTGCGCGAGCGCTACGAGGTCGTGCTGGTCGACGAGTTCCAGGACACCGACCCGGTGCAGTGGGACATCCTGCGCGCAGCTTTCGCCGGACGTACCCGGATGGTGCTGATCGGCGACCCCAAGCAGGCGATCTACGGCTTCCGCGGCGCCGACGTGCACTGCTACCTCGACGCACGCGATGCCCCGGGGACCACGGTGCAGACGCTGCCGACGAACCACCGCAGCGACCCCTCGCTCGTCGCCGCCTTCGAGCACCTGCTCGGCGGGCTGGCCCTGGGCGAGCGCGACATCGTGGTCGACCCGGTCCGCGCTGCCCATCGGGTCGACCGGCTGAGCGGCGACCCGGGGCTGACGGCTCCCGTCCGGCTGCGGGTGGCCCCGTACGACGCCGACGCCACGAAGCCCGTGAAGGTCGATCCCGTGCGCTACG contains these protein-coding regions:
- a CDS encoding DinB family protein; its protein translation is MTTTAEHNPENSPDDRAKADLREYLQRAREDLLWKLEGLSEYDVRRPLVPTGTNLLGLVKHTAGTEAGYLGATFGRPFPDLPRWASDAAEDNADMWATPEESTADLVALYRRVWAHSDATVEALPLDEIGLVPWWPAERREPTLHRVLAHVVAETSRHAGQADLVRELVDGAAGMRAGVSNLPDNDADWWTAYHHRVERAARRAGDR
- a CDS encoding ATP-dependent DNA helicase UvrD2 is translated as MPGTDPEELLAGLDPEQREVATALRGPVAVIAGAGTGKTRAITHRIAYGVATGVYRPTSVLAVTFTTRAAGELRGRLQQLGAHGVQARTFHSAALRQLQYFWPRAYGSDVPSVLDNRMSLVAESAGRLRVRVDTARLRDLVSEIGWAKVSNVRPEDYARLAEQHHRSVATIEPDMVARIFTGYEEAKRDRGRIDFEDILLCTAALISDHPDVAEQVRRTYRHLVVDEYQDVSPLQEALLTLWRGDSQEICVVGDPAQTIHSFAGAQPSFLTGFPRRFSDATVVKLVRDYRSTPQVVGCANAVMSVAGASSLKLVAQRPDGPQVSFVESSDEASEASGVAEWVEAQHAAGVEYRDLAVLYRINAQSPPLEQALAERGIPYLVRSGERFYERPEVRQTLVTLRTQLRAAESEGGSALDQFKALLGALGWTEKSPESAGAVRERWESLAALLSVAEDLAAARTAAGLPLTLAEVSAELDRRAEAQHVPVAQGVTVSTLHSAKGLEWEGVALLGVHEGTLPFVLATTPEEVTEERRLLYVGMTRAMSLLRVSWSRTRNGGGNVRKPSRFLDPVLPASYKGSAANGVGSSSAARKGRGRGAVLSVHCRSCGKGLNDAAERKLGRHTDCPSTFDEVTLDLLREWRRQEAASASLPAYCVFTDATLVAIAEARPRSDLDLFRVQGIGKLKVDKYGEQVLSVLAAGEERASAAS
- a CDS encoding mycoredoxin; amino-acid sequence: MSTLNAPTADRPTIFTTTWCGYCKRLKSQLDRAGVAYDEINIEEVPDGAALVQKANGGNETVPTVWFADGSTLTNPSARQVQDKLA
- a CDS encoding HAD hydrolase-like protein, which produces MSVARPGLRAVVLDIDGTLLDSADGIVAGFGHALRAVGVTPPDDATLRSDLGPPLVDLLPALGVPAGRLAEAIAAYRTFYFREGLQQATVYDGVVEALTTLAARHPLGTATAKRTDTARATLEAHGLTRFFGVVNGLGEDQPSKAETLAETLELMGGVDPADAVMIGDRRSDVAAGRAVGTRTVGVLWGYGSRAELESAGADVLLEHPRQLADLLLS
- a CDS encoding WhiB family transcriptional regulator, whose protein sequence is MSLAVGLAALVTPPSGVTFAELPCRLNDPELFFAESPADVETAKALCLDCPIRTACLDGALDRREPWGVWGGELFIAGVVVARKRPRGRPRKNPVEPAAPAVPARRGEVAA
- the recC gene encoding exodeoxyribonuclease V subunit gamma; its protein translation is MSLHLHRAERADVLVGALGRVLAVPLADPFATEVVCVPTPGVERWIAQRLAHTLGAGPGDDGVCAGVDFPSPARFVAEALGRSGTDDPWVPSRAVWPLLAVLETAVAEPWAAVLADHLGPATDLGDGAADDPEDTRRSRRWSTARRVAGLFARYAADRPAMLEDWAAGRDLGPDGVPLASDRAWQPELWRRLRDHIGGPDPVTRLRRDVERLRDGDLSGSASDLPERLSVFGATRLDPRHLDVLLALGVRRDVHLWLPHPSPAAWDAVSRLPQPAGPVLPLRADDPSADVVHHPLLAYLGRDLRELQVRLEVGAASVGATLVDEHHPALDTGPETLLTRLQADVAADRAPSRDHLLAPDDRSVQVHACAGPHRQVEVLREVLLGLLADDETLQPRDVVVMCPDVEAYAPLVAATFGLDSEEDGSGRPEHPGHRLRVRLADRSLRQLNPVLATVGRLLDLADARVTLSALLDLAAATPVATRFRLGEDDLERLHELLPQTGVRWGLDAGHRARFGMEGFAQNTWAAGLDRLLLGVAMDESDARFIGTVLPLDDVASDDVGLVGRLAELLSRVRGLSDACATPKTLPDWLTLCREVVEELTDVKPADRWQHAHAYGELARLEERAGAAAGASTLSLTEVRALLADAFRGRAGRANFRTGTLTVASLLPMRAVPHRVVCLLGLDDGAFPRRVTPDGDDLTAAGRRVGDPDPRGEDRQLFLDAVCAARETLVVLHSAVDPRTGSDLRPAVPVEALLETLDASARTTDGRPVRQHLTVHHALQPFGRRNFAVGDGATDGASDEPFSFDRAALRGARAQRGQPRPAPTPYAGVLLEPLPADRSVELTELYRFFHHPVRALLRARAGLSDGGRDEAEDEQIPVELDGLQRWAIGDRMLQAHLRGADLDALSAAEWRRGSVPPRELGTRVVGDLRTEVGTVAASAAPWTERPAERVDVLLDLGPVRLTGSVDGVRGDTAVRVLFSRPSAKHRLQAWVELLALSASRPEREWRTVVVGRKGQLELGPVTPEFARLVLTDLVDLQGAGLRTLLPFAPLASYEYALLDSRDQLPDELKRVEDQWGRDRDPLWERVLGVGADLDTLMAEPARPGEGRPDRDGESRFASVARRVFVPLIRVQGR
- a CDS encoding DUF6518 family protein → MQTLTPVPTAAAGSVDHQPTRRPRSRWTSVLVPVVVGLVLGPLDLLLQHVLPYPFANLANSPAAWALVAFAVGWSDRIRGRWWPAVAGVLTLLLAVEGYYATAVVALGDDVSTLTNGSALLWLALAVAAGAVFGTAGAWARSAHPWRGPVGTAAAVAVLLAEAWLDLTRLSDAGGDVAYRHDLAQTAVVLLVLAALVAVLAGRSARQRIIGSVIALGLALLGALAISTLRTYGLL
- a CDS encoding LLM class flavin-dependent oxidoreductase, which translates into the protein MRVGITLLPELGWSTDRERWRAVEAYGYDHAWTFDHLAWRSLADSPWFATVPTLTAAALSTSTLRVGTWVATPNFRHPVPFAKELMTLDHLSDGRLNVGLGAGTDGYDATMLGEPALSPGRRHARFAEFVEVLGSVLSQPRTSWSGDWYTVDEARTVPACVQRPHPPFVVAANGPKGMRLALEQGDGWVTTTGAPPDADAEDWWAAAADKAARFARATEDRTAAGPPLPEGFTRYLNLEARTADFGSAEQVVDALGRAAALGYTDAVLAWPRPDGPMAGDPALVEAVAARLPEVRTF